The sequence below is a genomic window from Mesoplodon densirostris isolate mMesDen1 chromosome 12, mMesDen1 primary haplotype, whole genome shotgun sequence.
ACAGATGCCACCTTGGAAGTGGCTggctcagtaaaattttaaaaatacaacccGAAAGCCCCTGAATGGTTTGAAAAGGAGCCATCATGAGCATTTAAGACTGGGGTGTGGGAAACTGCAGTCTAGAACAGTGTGGGTGtgatgggaggggaggggcacaAACTACAGATAGGTTGTGAGAGGATCCAGTGTTCCAAACAGTCATTTCCCTCCTTATATAATTGATTCCAGAAGGTCCAGAATCTTAGAGAAACTGTTACTggaccaaacttgggtctgctcacccGTGTgtagtaaagccaatctactgacaacGAGTTGTGGTAGAGGAAAGTGCAATGTTaactgcagggcaccaagcaaggagtccaggacaGATGCTCTCTGACTGATCCTATTGGCACCTTTTTGGCCATCATATATACAATACCACTTTGACAACCACCCAATATGCCAATTATTGAACATTCTCATTAGGACAAACATGAATCACCACTAACTATATCTACCTCAGTGAAAGGTTCTTTGTCTttcaagaaagcaaaaataaaaaacagttctTTCCCAGTACATTTGTCTCTCTCATTTAAATTTCATGTCAAAATATCTCACTCTGGcatctcattcttctttttccccaGACAGTTATCATTATCAGGAATTATACTATAGAAAAggcataaaataatgaaaaaggcatTGTTCCTCTCCACAAAatgtaataatttaatttataatctAAAACTCCCCATTGTATATACTACAGAATAAATGCACAGTGTAGTCTCTGATCATCACAGCTGTTTGGCTGTGAGATATAATTATCCTCAAGTAAAGACTGAAAAACTGAGGCTTTAAAGTGCTTAATAACACCTCCTACACCCCATAGTTATTTAGCTGCAAGGTCTACAAAATACAccttcaaatcaataaaaattgcTTAGCTACAAAGTCTACAAAATTGTCTCTTCTTGGGTCATTCTGACGTTTCTCACATCAGAGATCTCATTCACCTCACAGGACGTTTTTAGGAAGGGATGAGTTCCTGATGGACAGATGGTTAGGGGGCTACCATTATCACCTTCTCCGGGGAACTCAGGACTAAAGAATGGACACAAAGGCTCCAAACAGGAGAAATTACTGTGTATGTAGATGAGGGCATCATTGCTAACATCAAAAAACTTGATTTCTTCCAACTCAATATCTAGAAAAATTCCTACTTGGCTAAGGCCAGGGCTTGCAGGAATTCTAGTTTCTGGGATAGAGCAGGTATAGATTATTCCCGCCTTCATGCTGATGATCCAGAAGCCATGTTCAGAGGAAAAACagctcttcctcttcctgtcAACTGATTTTTTGCAGACCCCCAGAGCCCACTCATTCCCCTCTCCCACTTCTACCACCCAGTAATGACAGCCAGAGGAGAAGCACGGAGTGCCCAGGATACAAGGCCAGTATGCAAATCTCTGGGGATCTTCCATCAGGTTCTGGCAGATCTTCCCACACTGGACACTCCTTAGGTCATCAGAGAGGACAAGAAAGGGGTTGGCGGTGGCTGCATCCAGAGTTATGTCCTCCCAGAACTTCAGGTACTCATCATTCACATGCAGACCCTGCTCCAGTTGGGAACTGTGCTGTATGATGAGAAGAATCAGTTCTCCAACTTGCCATTCCTCCAAAGGAGGATTCTCATTGATGCCTCGACATACGGGACAGATCAATTTCAGATCCTTCTGTTCTTCCATCCAAGTTTGCATGCAATGAAAGCAGAAACTGTGGGCACAAGAGAGAGCAATGGGGTTGAAGAAAACCTCCTGACAGACTGGACAGGCTGCCTCCTCTTGCAGACGGTTGGCCATGGTCCTTGAAGTCCACTCTTTAGCAGAACTGATCTGAAGTGGCCTTTTATTAGCTTCTGGGAGTGATCGGGAGCCTTCAGTACCTGATCTGCTCTTCAGTAGTCAGGATATACCTAAATccaatacaaaaattaaataaggtaAATCTTTCTGTAGTTTAGACATGAAAGTGACACTAAGTCAACAGAGAATCTTAGCAAAGGCACTGTCTGTGAGGAAAACTATCCAAAATTTAAGTGatcacaagaaagagaaataggacAGTTGGACATTGTCTTTTCATGGGGGACAACTTACCTTGTCTGGAGACTTCCAGGTGAAGTCTTGTCTGCTCTGACCACAGCTTCTCCCCGTAGGAGGTGAGCCcaactgggtcttttttttttttttccccaactggGTCTTTAACAGGAACCAGGAGCACAGTCTTTACCCCCTAAACAGCATTACTTTGTAAGTCACTTGCAgttgaagaaaaagaatttccACACCTAAAtacaatcattaaaaaaagaaaaggccacctactgaatgggagaaggcattttatatatctgataaggggttaacatccaaaacatacaaagaactcatacaactcaacatcaaaacaaacaaacaaaaaagaaaacccagtttaaaaaatgggcaaaggatctgaatagacatttttccaaagaagacataaaaatgaccaacaggcacatgaaaatattctcaacattgctaatcatcagggaagtgcaaa
It includes:
- the RFPL4B gene encoding ret finger protein-like 4B, whose protein sequence is MANRLQEEAACPVCQEVFFNPIALSCAHSFCFHCMQTWMEEQKDLKLICPVCRGINENPPLEEWQVGELILLIIQHSSQLEQGLHVNDEYLKFWEDITLDAATANPFLVLSDDLRSVQCGKICQNLMEDPQRFAYWPCILGTPCFSSGCHYWVVEVGEGNEWALGVCKKSVDRKRKSCFSSEHGFWIISMKAGIIYTCSIPETRIPASPGLSQVGIFLDIELEEIKFFDVSNDALIYIHSNFSCLEPLCPFFSPEFPGEGDNGSPLTICPSGTHPFLKTSCEVNEISDVRNVRMTQEETIL